Proteins encoded together in one Columba livia isolate bColLiv1 breed racing homer chromosome 3, bColLiv1.pat.W.v2, whole genome shotgun sequence window:
- the LOC102092851 gene encoding phosphofurin acidic cluster sorting protein 1 isoform X3 — protein sequence MAAAAGALGSGPAAGPPAVAGGAAAMAMAVAGPGAVPVPMNLFATWEIDRSAPSCVPRLCSLRLKKLTVLKELDKELSSVLIAVKIQGSKRVLRSNEYVLPPGGLMETELELTFSLQYPHFLKRDGNKLQIMLQRRKRYKNRTILGYKTLAVGIINMAEVMQHPTDGGQLLGLHSNMKDTNIRVAEISIYSLSSQPIDHEDGSVPSGPKIKASDRSPDIDNYSEEEDDSFSSEQEASDDAVQGQDLFDEEDDLRKTKKARRKMIRTTSMTRQPNFKQKFVALLKRFKVTEEVLDSDPVDQTQEVEEDLGLLYDSLEECNNSDSGPEIEDNESVHSTPKPTLRRFFEGVSHSGSQTEIGSLHSQKGQDQESGSPGEADKRKPGALRPQEEPGVEVPALELATEEPCSRLSPGDVAMREGSVDKLAQLGPGTKAELPGAVSPSKAESKQLWRPRSTSVKDRQSSKGQGGRASSLDSESSPDSWHSTQVPRKSVYDQLNQILVSDDQLPESIVLVNVAEWQGQYVSEQLQAHKQLVVSTCSVADIQAAFNTTVSRIQRYCNCNSHMPPPVKMVVAGDQSYLSIVLRFFVEQLASKTPDWLNYLRFLLVPLGSHPLAKYLASVDNKYSTLFLDTAWRELFSRAEPPIADTVDIAGRVAQFIAGASLSHQLPISEAMLTYKQKSPDEDSCQKFVPFVGVVKVGLVEQSFNASVDSDDATVCTPSLLSSAPATGGASPYGKETVSTPPPSPSVSSGLSGAGSLSPGVEVMGLQVDYWTTQGLDRKKEGEKRETGIKNTLKSNFRSLQVSRIPGTGELVPPSTMAMTVVTKEKNKKVMFLSKKPKEKDLEPKSQVIEGITRLICTAKHQNTMLRVSIDGVEWNDVKFFQLAAQWPTHVKYLPVGIFGYSKSV from the exons GGTTCAAAGCGAGTCCTGAGATCAAATGAATACGTCCTTCCTCCTGGTGGCCTGATGGAGACCGAGCTGGAGCTTACCTTCTCACTGCAG TACCCACACTTCCTCAAGAGAGATGGCAACAAACTGCAGATCATGCTGCAGCGGAGGAAGAGATACAAGAACCGCACGATCCTGGGCTACAAGACCCTTGCAGTGGGCATCATTAACATGGCCGAG GTGATGCAGCACCCGACAGATGGCGGGCAGCTTCTGGGTCTCCACAGCAACATGAAGGACACGAACATCCGAGTGGCTGAAATCAGCATCTACTCTTTGTCCAGTCAGCCCATTGACCATGAGGATGGGAGCGTCCCCTCAGGTCCTAAAATCAAAGCTTCAG ATCGCTCCCCAGACATTGATAACTATTCTGAAGAAGAGGATGACAGCTTCTCCTCGGAGCAGGAAGCCAGCGATGATGCTGTGCAGGGTCAG GATCTGTTTGATGAAGAGGATGACTTGAGGAAAACCAAGAAGGCTAGAAGGAAAATGATCCGAACAACATCGATGACCAGA caacCAAACTTCAAGCAGAAATTCGTGGCTTTGCTGAAGAGGTTTAAAGTGACAGAGGAG GTCCTGGACTCTGACCCTGTAGACCAGACCCAGGAGGTGGAAGAAGACCTGGGCTTGCTCTATGACAGCCTGGAAGAGTGCAACAATAGTGACAGTGGCCCGGAGATTGAGGACAATGAGAGTGTGCACAGCACACCCAAGCCCACCCTAAG GCGTTTCTTTGAGGGAGTCTCTCATTCTGGTTCCCAGACTGAGATCGGCAGTCTGCACAGCCAGAAAGGGCAGGATCAAGAGTCGGGCAGCCCT GGCGAGGCAGACAAGCGGAAGCCAGGAGCACTGCGACCACAGGAGGAGCCAGGAGTGGAGGTCCCTGCACTG GAGCTGGCCACAGAGGAGCCATGTTCACGGCTGTCCCCCGGAGATGTTGCCATGAGGGAGGGCAGTGTGGACAAGCTGGCCCAGCTGGGCCCTGGGACCAAAGCTGAGCTCCCTGGTGCTGTGTCTCCCAG CAAGGCAGAGAGCAAGCAGTTGTGGCGTCCTCGCAGCACCTCTGTGAAGGACCGGCAGAGCTCAAAGGGACAGGGTGGCCGCGCCAGCAGCCTGGACAGCGAGAGCTCTCCAGATTCATGGCACAGTACCCAG GTGCCCCGAAAGTCTGTTTACGATCAGCTGAACCAGATCCTAGTCTCAGATGACCAGCTCCCTGAGAGTATCGTGCTAGTGAATGTTGCTGAGTGGCAGGGGCAG TACGTGAGTGAGCAGCTCCAGGCGCACAAGCAGTTGGTCGTATCCACCTGCTCCGTGGCGGACATCCAAGCAGCCTTCAACACCACCGTCTCCCGCATCCAGCGATA CTGTAATTGTAACTCCCACATGCCTCCGCCAGTGAAGATGGTGGTGGCAGGGGATCAGAGCTACTTGAGCATTGTCCTCCGTTTCTTTGTGGAGCAGCTGGCCAGCAAGACACCTGACTGGCTCAACTATCTTCGGTTCCTGCTTGTGCCACTGG GCTCTCACCCTCTGGCCAAGTACCTGGCCTCAGTGGATAACAAATACAGCACTCTCTTCCTGGACACAGCATGGCGGGAGCTGTTCAGCAGGGCTGAGCCACCCATCGCAG ACACTGTGGACATTGCAGGCCGTGTCGCCCAGTTCATCGCTGGAGCCAGCCTCTCTCACCAGCTCCCCATCTCTGAAGCCATGCTGACCTACAAGCAGAAGAG CCCCGACGAGGACTCCTGCCAGAAGTTTGTACCCTTTGTGGGG GTGGTGAAGGTGGGTCTGGTGGAGCAGTCCTTCAACGCCTCTG TGGACTCGGATGATGCTACAGTGTGCACCCCTTCCCTGCTGAGCTCAGCACCAGCCACTGGTGGAGCATCCCCCTATGGCAAGGAGACTGTGAGCACCCCACCACCCTCCCCGTCTGTCAGCAGTGGCCTCTCGGGTGCTGG GTCTCTGAGCCCTGGTGTGGAGGTGATGGGCCTGCAGGTGGACTACTGGACAACACAAGGGCTGGACAGGAAGAAGGAGGGTGAGAAGCGGGAGACGGGTATCAAGAACACGCTCAAGAGCAACTTCCGCTCACTCCAGGTCAGCCGCATCCCTGGCACAGGGGAGCTGGTGCCCCCTAGCACCATGGCCATGACAGTGGTCaccaaggagaaaaacaagaaag TGATGTTCCTGAGCAAGAAACCAAAAGAGAAGGATCTGGAGCCCAAAAGCCAAGTCATCGAAGGGATCACACGCCTCATCTGCACAGCCAAGCACCAGAACACCATGTTGCGAG TCTCTATAGATGGGGTAGAGTGGAATGacgtgaagtttttccagctgGCAGCACAGTGGCCAACGCATGTCAAGTACCTCCCTGTGGGCATCTTTGGCTATTCAAAGAGTGTGTGA
- the LOC102092851 gene encoding phosphofurin acidic cluster sorting protein 1 isoform X6: METELELTFSLQYPHFLKRDGNKLQIMLQRRKRYKNRTILGYKTLAVGIINMAEVMQHPTDGGQLLGLHSNMKDTNIRVAEISIYSLSSQPIDHEDGSVPSGPKIKASDRSPDIDNYSEEEDDSFSSEQEASDDAVQGQDLFDEEDDLRKTKKARRKMIRTTSMTRQPNFKQKFVALLKRFKVTEEVLDSDPVDQTQEVEEDLGLLYDSLEECNNSDSGPEIEDNESVHSTPKPTLRRFFEGVSHSGSQTEIGSLHSQKGQDQESGSPGEADKRKPGALRPQEEPGVEVPALELATEEPCSRLSPGDVAMREGSVDKLAQLGPGTKAELPGAVSPSKAESKQLWRPRSTSVKDRQSSKGQGGRASSLDSESSPDSWHSTQVPRKSVYDQLNQILVSDDQLPESIVLVNVAEWQGQYVSEQLQAHKQLVVSTCSVADIQAAFNTTVSRIQRYCNCNSHMPPPVKMVVAGDQSYLSIVLRFFVEQLASKTPDWLNYLRFLLVPLGSHPLAKYLASVDNKYSTLFLDTAWRELFSRAEPPIADTVDIAGRVAQFIAGASLSHQLPISEAMLTYKQKRKRSLYFDFYISPDEDSCQKFVPFVGVVKVGLVEQSFNASVDSDDATVCTPSLLSSAPATGGASPYGKETVSTPPPSPSVSSGLSGAGSLSPGVEVMGLQVDYWTTQGLDRKKEGEKRETGIKNTLKSNFRSLQVSRIPGTGELVPPSTMAMTVVTKEKNKKVMFLSKKPKEKDLEPKSQVIEGITRLICTAKHQNTMLRVSIDGVEWNDVKFFQLAAQWPTHVKYLPVGIFGYSKSV; this comes from the exons ATGGAGACCGAGCTGGAGCTTACCTTCTCACTGCAG TACCCACACTTCCTCAAGAGAGATGGCAACAAACTGCAGATCATGCTGCAGCGGAGGAAGAGATACAAGAACCGCACGATCCTGGGCTACAAGACCCTTGCAGTGGGCATCATTAACATGGCCGAG GTGATGCAGCACCCGACAGATGGCGGGCAGCTTCTGGGTCTCCACAGCAACATGAAGGACACGAACATCCGAGTGGCTGAAATCAGCATCTACTCTTTGTCCAGTCAGCCCATTGACCATGAGGATGGGAGCGTCCCCTCAGGTCCTAAAATCAAAGCTTCAG ATCGCTCCCCAGACATTGATAACTATTCTGAAGAAGAGGATGACAGCTTCTCCTCGGAGCAGGAAGCCAGCGATGATGCTGTGCAGGGTCAG GATCTGTTTGATGAAGAGGATGACTTGAGGAAAACCAAGAAGGCTAGAAGGAAAATGATCCGAACAACATCGATGACCAGA caacCAAACTTCAAGCAGAAATTCGTGGCTTTGCTGAAGAGGTTTAAAGTGACAGAGGAG GTCCTGGACTCTGACCCTGTAGACCAGACCCAGGAGGTGGAAGAAGACCTGGGCTTGCTCTATGACAGCCTGGAAGAGTGCAACAATAGTGACAGTGGCCCGGAGATTGAGGACAATGAGAGTGTGCACAGCACACCCAAGCCCACCCTAAG GCGTTTCTTTGAGGGAGTCTCTCATTCTGGTTCCCAGACTGAGATCGGCAGTCTGCACAGCCAGAAAGGGCAGGATCAAGAGTCGGGCAGCCCT GGCGAGGCAGACAAGCGGAAGCCAGGAGCACTGCGACCACAGGAGGAGCCAGGAGTGGAGGTCCCTGCACTG GAGCTGGCCACAGAGGAGCCATGTTCACGGCTGTCCCCCGGAGATGTTGCCATGAGGGAGGGCAGTGTGGACAAGCTGGCCCAGCTGGGCCCTGGGACCAAAGCTGAGCTCCCTGGTGCTGTGTCTCCCAG CAAGGCAGAGAGCAAGCAGTTGTGGCGTCCTCGCAGCACCTCTGTGAAGGACCGGCAGAGCTCAAAGGGACAGGGTGGCCGCGCCAGCAGCCTGGACAGCGAGAGCTCTCCAGATTCATGGCACAGTACCCAG GTGCCCCGAAAGTCTGTTTACGATCAGCTGAACCAGATCCTAGTCTCAGATGACCAGCTCCCTGAGAGTATCGTGCTAGTGAATGTTGCTGAGTGGCAGGGGCAG TACGTGAGTGAGCAGCTCCAGGCGCACAAGCAGTTGGTCGTATCCACCTGCTCCGTGGCGGACATCCAAGCAGCCTTCAACACCACCGTCTCCCGCATCCAGCGATA CTGTAATTGTAACTCCCACATGCCTCCGCCAGTGAAGATGGTGGTGGCAGGGGATCAGAGCTACTTGAGCATTGTCCTCCGTTTCTTTGTGGAGCAGCTGGCCAGCAAGACACCTGACTGGCTCAACTATCTTCGGTTCCTGCTTGTGCCACTGG GCTCTCACCCTCTGGCCAAGTACCTGGCCTCAGTGGATAACAAATACAGCACTCTCTTCCTGGACACAGCATGGCGGGAGCTGTTCAGCAGGGCTGAGCCACCCATCGCAG ACACTGTGGACATTGCAGGCCGTGTCGCCCAGTTCATCGCTGGAGCCAGCCTCTCTCACCAGCTCCCCATCTCTGAAGCCATGCTGACCTACAAGCAGAAGAG GAAGAGAAGTctctattttgatttttatatcAG CCCCGACGAGGACTCCTGCCAGAAGTTTGTACCCTTTGTGGGG GTGGTGAAGGTGGGTCTGGTGGAGCAGTCCTTCAACGCCTCTG TGGACTCGGATGATGCTACAGTGTGCACCCCTTCCCTGCTGAGCTCAGCACCAGCCACTGGTGGAGCATCCCCCTATGGCAAGGAGACTGTGAGCACCCCACCACCCTCCCCGTCTGTCAGCAGTGGCCTCTCGGGTGCTGG GTCTCTGAGCCCTGGTGTGGAGGTGATGGGCCTGCAGGTGGACTACTGGACAACACAAGGGCTGGACAGGAAGAAGGAGGGTGAGAAGCGGGAGACGGGTATCAAGAACACGCTCAAGAGCAACTTCCGCTCACTCCAGGTCAGCCGCATCCCTGGCACAGGGGAGCTGGTGCCCCCTAGCACCATGGCCATGACAGTGGTCaccaaggagaaaaacaagaaag TGATGTTCCTGAGCAAGAAACCAAAAGAGAAGGATCTGGAGCCCAAAAGCCAAGTCATCGAAGGGATCACACGCCTCATCTGCACAGCCAAGCACCAGAACACCATGTTGCGAG TCTCTATAGATGGGGTAGAGTGGAATGacgtgaagtttttccagctgGCAGCACAGTGGCCAACGCATGTCAAGTACCTCCCTGTGGGCATCTTTGGCTATTCAAAGAGTGTGTGA
- the LOC102092851 gene encoding phosphofurin acidic cluster sorting protein 1 isoform X2 — protein sequence MAAAAGALGSGPAAGPPAVAGGAAAMAMAVAGPGAVPVPMNLFATWEIDRSAPSCVPRLCSLRLKKLTVLKELDKELSSVLIAVKIQGSKRVLRSNEYVLPPGGLMETELELTFSLQYPHFLKRDGNKLQIMLQRRKRYKNRTILGYKTLAVGIINMAEVMQHPTDGGQLLGLHSNMKDTNIRVAEISIYSLSSQPIDHEDGSVPSGPKIKASDRSPDIDNYSEEEDDSFSSEQEASDDAVQGQDLFDEEDDLRKTKKARRKMIRTTSMTRQPNFKQKFVALLKRFKVTEEVLDSDPVDQTQEVEEDLGLLYDSLEECNNSDSGPEIEDNESVHSTPKPTLRRFFEGVSHSGSQTEIGSLHSQKGQDQESGSPGEADKRKPGALRPQEEPGVEVPALLATEEPCSRLSPGDVAMREGSVDKLAQLGPGTKAELPGAVSPSKAESKQLWRPRSTSVKDRQSSKGQGGRASSLDSESSPDSWHSTQVPRKSVYDQLNQILVSDDQLPESIVLVNVAEWQGQYVSEQLQAHKQLVVSTCSVADIQAAFNTTVSRIQRYCNCNSHMPPPVKMVVAGDQSYLSIVLRFFVEQLASKTPDWLNYLRFLLVPLGSHPLAKYLASVDNKYSTLFLDTAWRELFSRAEPPIADTVDIAGRVAQFIAGASLSHQLPISEAMLTYKQKRKRSLYFDFYISPDEDSCQKFVPFVGVVKVGLVEQSFNASVDSDDATVCTPSLLSSAPATGGASPYGKETVSTPPPSPSVSSGLSGAGSLSPGVEVMGLQVDYWTTQGLDRKKEGEKRETGIKNTLKSNFRSLQVSRIPGTGELVPPSTMAMTVVTKEKNKKVMFLSKKPKEKDLEPKSQVIEGITRLICTAKHQNTMLRVSIDGVEWNDVKFFQLAAQWPTHVKYLPVGIFGYSKSV from the exons GGTTCAAAGCGAGTCCTGAGATCAAATGAATACGTCCTTCCTCCTGGTGGCCTGATGGAGACCGAGCTGGAGCTTACCTTCTCACTGCAG TACCCACACTTCCTCAAGAGAGATGGCAACAAACTGCAGATCATGCTGCAGCGGAGGAAGAGATACAAGAACCGCACGATCCTGGGCTACAAGACCCTTGCAGTGGGCATCATTAACATGGCCGAG GTGATGCAGCACCCGACAGATGGCGGGCAGCTTCTGGGTCTCCACAGCAACATGAAGGACACGAACATCCGAGTGGCTGAAATCAGCATCTACTCTTTGTCCAGTCAGCCCATTGACCATGAGGATGGGAGCGTCCCCTCAGGTCCTAAAATCAAAGCTTCAG ATCGCTCCCCAGACATTGATAACTATTCTGAAGAAGAGGATGACAGCTTCTCCTCGGAGCAGGAAGCCAGCGATGATGCTGTGCAGGGTCAG GATCTGTTTGATGAAGAGGATGACTTGAGGAAAACCAAGAAGGCTAGAAGGAAAATGATCCGAACAACATCGATGACCAGA caacCAAACTTCAAGCAGAAATTCGTGGCTTTGCTGAAGAGGTTTAAAGTGACAGAGGAG GTCCTGGACTCTGACCCTGTAGACCAGACCCAGGAGGTGGAAGAAGACCTGGGCTTGCTCTATGACAGCCTGGAAGAGTGCAACAATAGTGACAGTGGCCCGGAGATTGAGGACAATGAGAGTGTGCACAGCACACCCAAGCCCACCCTAAG GCGTTTCTTTGAGGGAGTCTCTCATTCTGGTTCCCAGACTGAGATCGGCAGTCTGCACAGCCAGAAAGGGCAGGATCAAGAGTCGGGCAGCCCT GGCGAGGCAGACAAGCGGAAGCCAGGAGCACTGCGACCACAGGAGGAGCCAGGAGTGGAGGTCCCTGCACTG CTGGCCACAGAGGAGCCATGTTCACGGCTGTCCCCCGGAGATGTTGCCATGAGGGAGGGCAGTGTGGACAAGCTGGCCCAGCTGGGCCCTGGGACCAAAGCTGAGCTCCCTGGTGCTGTGTCTCCCAG CAAGGCAGAGAGCAAGCAGTTGTGGCGTCCTCGCAGCACCTCTGTGAAGGACCGGCAGAGCTCAAAGGGACAGGGTGGCCGCGCCAGCAGCCTGGACAGCGAGAGCTCTCCAGATTCATGGCACAGTACCCAG GTGCCCCGAAAGTCTGTTTACGATCAGCTGAACCAGATCCTAGTCTCAGATGACCAGCTCCCTGAGAGTATCGTGCTAGTGAATGTTGCTGAGTGGCAGGGGCAG TACGTGAGTGAGCAGCTCCAGGCGCACAAGCAGTTGGTCGTATCCACCTGCTCCGTGGCGGACATCCAAGCAGCCTTCAACACCACCGTCTCCCGCATCCAGCGATA CTGTAATTGTAACTCCCACATGCCTCCGCCAGTGAAGATGGTGGTGGCAGGGGATCAGAGCTACTTGAGCATTGTCCTCCGTTTCTTTGTGGAGCAGCTGGCCAGCAAGACACCTGACTGGCTCAACTATCTTCGGTTCCTGCTTGTGCCACTGG GCTCTCACCCTCTGGCCAAGTACCTGGCCTCAGTGGATAACAAATACAGCACTCTCTTCCTGGACACAGCATGGCGGGAGCTGTTCAGCAGGGCTGAGCCACCCATCGCAG ACACTGTGGACATTGCAGGCCGTGTCGCCCAGTTCATCGCTGGAGCCAGCCTCTCTCACCAGCTCCCCATCTCTGAAGCCATGCTGACCTACAAGCAGAAGAG GAAGAGAAGTctctattttgatttttatatcAG CCCCGACGAGGACTCCTGCCAGAAGTTTGTACCCTTTGTGGGG GTGGTGAAGGTGGGTCTGGTGGAGCAGTCCTTCAACGCCTCTG TGGACTCGGATGATGCTACAGTGTGCACCCCTTCCCTGCTGAGCTCAGCACCAGCCACTGGTGGAGCATCCCCCTATGGCAAGGAGACTGTGAGCACCCCACCACCCTCCCCGTCTGTCAGCAGTGGCCTCTCGGGTGCTGG GTCTCTGAGCCCTGGTGTGGAGGTGATGGGCCTGCAGGTGGACTACTGGACAACACAAGGGCTGGACAGGAAGAAGGAGGGTGAGAAGCGGGAGACGGGTATCAAGAACACGCTCAAGAGCAACTTCCGCTCACTCCAGGTCAGCCGCATCCCTGGCACAGGGGAGCTGGTGCCCCCTAGCACCATGGCCATGACAGTGGTCaccaaggagaaaaacaagaaag TGATGTTCCTGAGCAAGAAACCAAAAGAGAAGGATCTGGAGCCCAAAAGCCAAGTCATCGAAGGGATCACACGCCTCATCTGCACAGCCAAGCACCAGAACACCATGTTGCGAG TCTCTATAGATGGGGTAGAGTGGAATGacgtgaagtttttccagctgGCAGCACAGTGGCCAACGCATGTCAAGTACCTCCCTGTGGGCATCTTTGGCTATTCAAAGAGTGTGTGA
- the LOC102092851 gene encoding phosphofurin acidic cluster sorting protein 1 isoform X7, translating to METELELTFSLQYPHFLKRDGNKLQIMLQRRKRYKNRTILGYKTLAVGIINMAEVMQHPTDGGQLLGLHSNMKDTNIRVAEISIYSLSSQPIDHEDGSVPSGPKIKASDRSPDIDNYSEEEDDSFSSEQEASDDAVQGQDLFDEEDDLRKTKKARRKMIRTTSMTRQPNFKQKFVALLKRFKVTEEVLDSDPVDQTQEVEEDLGLLYDSLEECNNSDSGPEIEDNESVHSTPKPTLRRFFEGVSHSGSQTEIGSLHSQKGQDQESGSPGEADKRKPGALRPQEEPGVEVPALELATEEPCSRLSPGDVAMREGSVDKLAQLGPGTKAELPGAVSPSKAESKQLWRPRSTSVKDRQSSKGQGGRASSLDSESSPDSWHSTQVPRKSVYDQLNQILVSDDQLPESIVLVNVAEWQGQYVSEQLQAHKQLVVSTCSVADIQAAFNTTVSRIQRYCNCNSHMPPPVKMVVAGDQSYLSIVLRFFVEQLASKTPDWLNYLRFLLVPLGSHPLAKYLASVDNKYSTLFLDTAWRELFSRAEPPIADTVDIAGRVAQFIAGASLSHQLPISEAMLTYKQKSPDEDSCQKFVPFVGVVKVGLVEQSFNASVDSDDATVCTPSLLSSAPATGGASPYGKETVSTPPPSPSVSSGLSGAGSLSPGVEVMGLQVDYWTTQGLDRKKEGEKRETGIKNTLKSNFRSLQVSRIPGTGELVPPSTMAMTVVTKEKNKKVMFLSKKPKEKDLEPKSQVIEGITRLICTAKHQNTMLRVSIDGVEWNDVKFFQLAAQWPTHVKYLPVGIFGYSKSV from the exons ATGGAGACCGAGCTGGAGCTTACCTTCTCACTGCAG TACCCACACTTCCTCAAGAGAGATGGCAACAAACTGCAGATCATGCTGCAGCGGAGGAAGAGATACAAGAACCGCACGATCCTGGGCTACAAGACCCTTGCAGTGGGCATCATTAACATGGCCGAG GTGATGCAGCACCCGACAGATGGCGGGCAGCTTCTGGGTCTCCACAGCAACATGAAGGACACGAACATCCGAGTGGCTGAAATCAGCATCTACTCTTTGTCCAGTCAGCCCATTGACCATGAGGATGGGAGCGTCCCCTCAGGTCCTAAAATCAAAGCTTCAG ATCGCTCCCCAGACATTGATAACTATTCTGAAGAAGAGGATGACAGCTTCTCCTCGGAGCAGGAAGCCAGCGATGATGCTGTGCAGGGTCAG GATCTGTTTGATGAAGAGGATGACTTGAGGAAAACCAAGAAGGCTAGAAGGAAAATGATCCGAACAACATCGATGACCAGA caacCAAACTTCAAGCAGAAATTCGTGGCTTTGCTGAAGAGGTTTAAAGTGACAGAGGAG GTCCTGGACTCTGACCCTGTAGACCAGACCCAGGAGGTGGAAGAAGACCTGGGCTTGCTCTATGACAGCCTGGAAGAGTGCAACAATAGTGACAGTGGCCCGGAGATTGAGGACAATGAGAGTGTGCACAGCACACCCAAGCCCACCCTAAG GCGTTTCTTTGAGGGAGTCTCTCATTCTGGTTCCCAGACTGAGATCGGCAGTCTGCACAGCCAGAAAGGGCAGGATCAAGAGTCGGGCAGCCCT GGCGAGGCAGACAAGCGGAAGCCAGGAGCACTGCGACCACAGGAGGAGCCAGGAGTGGAGGTCCCTGCACTG GAGCTGGCCACAGAGGAGCCATGTTCACGGCTGTCCCCCGGAGATGTTGCCATGAGGGAGGGCAGTGTGGACAAGCTGGCCCAGCTGGGCCCTGGGACCAAAGCTGAGCTCCCTGGTGCTGTGTCTCCCAG CAAGGCAGAGAGCAAGCAGTTGTGGCGTCCTCGCAGCACCTCTGTGAAGGACCGGCAGAGCTCAAAGGGACAGGGTGGCCGCGCCAGCAGCCTGGACAGCGAGAGCTCTCCAGATTCATGGCACAGTACCCAG GTGCCCCGAAAGTCTGTTTACGATCAGCTGAACCAGATCCTAGTCTCAGATGACCAGCTCCCTGAGAGTATCGTGCTAGTGAATGTTGCTGAGTGGCAGGGGCAG TACGTGAGTGAGCAGCTCCAGGCGCACAAGCAGTTGGTCGTATCCACCTGCTCCGTGGCGGACATCCAAGCAGCCTTCAACACCACCGTCTCCCGCATCCAGCGATA CTGTAATTGTAACTCCCACATGCCTCCGCCAGTGAAGATGGTGGTGGCAGGGGATCAGAGCTACTTGAGCATTGTCCTCCGTTTCTTTGTGGAGCAGCTGGCCAGCAAGACACCTGACTGGCTCAACTATCTTCGGTTCCTGCTTGTGCCACTGG GCTCTCACCCTCTGGCCAAGTACCTGGCCTCAGTGGATAACAAATACAGCACTCTCTTCCTGGACACAGCATGGCGGGAGCTGTTCAGCAGGGCTGAGCCACCCATCGCAG ACACTGTGGACATTGCAGGCCGTGTCGCCCAGTTCATCGCTGGAGCCAGCCTCTCTCACCAGCTCCCCATCTCTGAAGCCATGCTGACCTACAAGCAGAAGAG CCCCGACGAGGACTCCTGCCAGAAGTTTGTACCCTTTGTGGGG GTGGTGAAGGTGGGTCTGGTGGAGCAGTCCTTCAACGCCTCTG TGGACTCGGATGATGCTACAGTGTGCACCCCTTCCCTGCTGAGCTCAGCACCAGCCACTGGTGGAGCATCCCCCTATGGCAAGGAGACTGTGAGCACCCCACCACCCTCCCCGTCTGTCAGCAGTGGCCTCTCGGGTGCTGG GTCTCTGAGCCCTGGTGTGGAGGTGATGGGCCTGCAGGTGGACTACTGGACAACACAAGGGCTGGACAGGAAGAAGGAGGGTGAGAAGCGGGAGACGGGTATCAAGAACACGCTCAAGAGCAACTTCCGCTCACTCCAGGTCAGCCGCATCCCTGGCACAGGGGAGCTGGTGCCCCCTAGCACCATGGCCATGACAGTGGTCaccaaggagaaaaacaagaaag TGATGTTCCTGAGCAAGAAACCAAAAGAGAAGGATCTGGAGCCCAAAAGCCAAGTCATCGAAGGGATCACACGCCTCATCTGCACAGCCAAGCACCAGAACACCATGTTGCGAG TCTCTATAGATGGGGTAGAGTGGAATGacgtgaagtttttccagctgGCAGCACAGTGGCCAACGCATGTCAAGTACCTCCCTGTGGGCATCTTTGGCTATTCAAAGAGTGTGTGA